The following nucleotide sequence is from Streptomyces sp. HUAS CB01.
AATCTGGACCCGCGCGAGAGCGTGCGGTTCGAGCGGTTCGACCGGATTGCTCAACTGGTCGTCCAGCAGGTCGAGAAGGTGCGCTTCCACGAGGTGGCGGAGCTTCCCGGCTCGGCGCGGGCCGAGGGGGGCTTCGGGTCCACCGGCGGTCATGCCGCCGTGGACGGACCGGGCGGCTCACAGGGTGGGAATCGATACGCTTCGGTCGTATCCGACCGGGAAGGACAGTGACGTGTTCGGACGTCGCAAGAAGAGCAGTCCCGCTGGGGAGACAGCGGACGTGGCGGGCGAGGCCGAGCAGGTCGTCGACGAGCTCGACACGGACGACGCGGCGGAGCAGGACGAGCCCCGCCGGGTGAACCTTCCGCCGGCGCCGCGGCCCGACGGCCCCTGGGACGTCTCCGAGGTCTCCCGGCCCGAGGAGGGCCGCGTGGACCTGGGTGGTCTGTACGTGCCCGGGGTCGAGGGCATGGAGCTGCGCGTGGAGGTCGCGGGCGACGCGATCGTGGCGGCCACGATCGTGCTGCGCGACAGCGCGATCCAGCTGCAGGCCTTCGCAGCGCCCAAGAAGGAAGGCATCTGGGGCGAGGTCCGGGAGGAGATCGCCTCCGGCATCACCCAGCAGGGCGGCATCATCGACGAGGTCGAGGGCTCCCTCGGCTGGGAGCTGCGGGCCCAGGTCCCGGTCCAGCTGCCCGACGGCACCGGCGGCGTGCAGCTGGTGCGCTTCGTCGGCGTGGACGGACCGCGCTGGTTCCTGCGCGGAGTGATCTCCGGCCAGGGAGCCGTGCAGCCACAGGCCGCGGGCCTGCTGGAGCAGATCTTCCGGGACACGGTCGTCGTCCGCGGCGAGGGACCGATGGCTCCCCGCGACCCGATCGTCCTGAAGCTGCCGAACGACGCGCAGATGGTGCCCGAGGGCGTCCAGCAGGAGGAGCAGGAGACGTCGCGCTTCTCCGGCGGCATGGGACAGCTGCAGCGCGGCCCGGAGATCACCGAGGTGCGCTGACGCGGACACCCCACGGCGACGGCCGTGGACCGTGCGGTGGGCCGCACCCCGAGGCGGGGTGCGGCCCATCCGCCGTTCAACCTCCTTGCTCCCCGGGGCCGTTCCCGCTGATACTGATCGGTCGTCCCGGGCGGC
It contains:
- a CDS encoding DUF3710 domain-containing protein; translation: MFGRRKKSSPAGETADVAGEAEQVVDELDTDDAAEQDEPRRVNLPPAPRPDGPWDVSEVSRPEEGRVDLGGLYVPGVEGMELRVEVAGDAIVAATIVLRDSAIQLQAFAAPKKEGIWGEVREEIASGITQQGGIIDEVEGSLGWELRAQVPVQLPDGTGGVQLVRFVGVDGPRWFLRGVISGQGAVQPQAAGLLEQIFRDTVVVRGEGPMAPRDPIVLKLPNDAQMVPEGVQQEEQETSRFSGGMGQLQRGPEITEVR